The Zingiber officinale cultivar Zhangliang chromosome 9A, Zo_v1.1, whole genome shotgun sequence genome window below encodes:
- the LOC122021820 gene encoding zinc finger A20 and AN1 domain-containing stress-associated protein 9-like, producing the protein MAQESWKKDIERTECETPEVPILCANKCGFFGNAMTNNLCSKCYKVFALKHKPMVSPATTEVEKASAIPSSLQIKHVEGSSELDGPSEVKAVDDQPEAACKKQLANRCAQCQKRVRLTGFKCRCGGTFCSSHRYYETHKCSFDYKTAGRERLAKENIVVKAEKLEKM; encoded by the coding sequence ATGGCACAGGAGAGCTGGAAGAAGGATATCGAACGAACTGAGTGCGAAACTCCTGAAGTCCCGATTTTATGTGCAAATAAATGTGGGTTTTTCGGGAATGCCATGACCAATAACCTTTGCTCCAAATGCTACAAGGTTTTTGCCTTGAAACATAAACCAATGGTTTCTCCCGCCACCACAGAAGTCGAGAAAGCAAGTGCCATTCCATCTTCTCTGCAAATCAAACATGTTGAAGGATCAAGTGAATTGGATGGGCCGAGTGAGGTGAAGGCCGTCGATGATCAACCGGAGGCTGCATGCAAGAAGCAACTGGCTAACCGTTGTGCCCAATGCCAAAAAAGGGTAAGATTAACAGGCTTCAAATGTCGGTGTGGCGGCACCTTCTGTTCGTCCCATAGGTACTACGAGACACACAAATGCTCATTCGACTATAAGACTGCTGGTCGCGAGCGTTTAGCCAAGGAGAACATTGTTGTGAAGGCAGAAAAGTTGGAGAAAATGTGA